Proteins encoded within one genomic window of Propionispora hippei DSM 15287:
- a CDS encoding adenylate kinase — translation MYILLMGPPGAGKGTQAVQLVEELKIPHISTGDMFRAAVKEGTELGKQAKACMDAGQLVPDAVTIGIVKERLAKPDCRQGFILDGFPRTLEQANALDSTLKDLGIVLTRVVNINVPTEELVSRITGRRICKSCGATYHIAFNPSKVNGSCDKCSGELYQRADDSEDTVTNRLRVYTDQTEPLIGYYRTQGLYCEINGCQDIDKVLADIINCLRGHSS, via the coding sequence ATGTATATCCTATTGATGGGACCGCCGGGGGCCGGAAAAGGGACCCAGGCGGTACAACTGGTAGAGGAGCTTAAGATTCCTCACATTTCTACCGGCGATATGTTCCGGGCAGCAGTAAAAGAAGGTACCGAGCTGGGCAAACAGGCGAAAGCCTGCATGGATGCCGGACAGCTGGTACCGGATGCGGTGACCATCGGTATTGTCAAGGAACGTCTGGCAAAACCGGATTGCCGTCAGGGTTTTATTTTAGACGGTTTTCCACGTACGCTGGAACAGGCCAATGCGCTTGACAGTACGCTGAAGGATCTGGGAATTGTATTGACCCGTGTGGTAAATATCAATGTTCCAACGGAAGAATTGGTCAGCCGGATTACCGGACGACGGATCTGTAAAAGCTGCGGGGCGACCTATCATATTGCTTTTAATCCGTCCAAGGTAAACGGTTCCTGCGATAAATGCAGCGGTGAATTGTATCAACGTGCCGACGACAGTGAAGACACAGTAACCAATCGCCTGCGTGTTTATACGGACCAGACGGAACCTTTGATTGGTTACTACCGGACTCAAGGGCTGTATTGCGAAATCAACGGATGCCAGGATATCGACAAGGTGCTTGCCGATATTATCAACTGTCTGCGGGGACACTCATCATGA
- the map gene encoding type I methionyl aminopeptidase, protein MIILKSDREIGYLRDAGQIVAETFVEIKKAVKPGVTTLELDQIAEKYIKSRGAIPAFKGYHGFPGNICASVNEEVVHGIPGLRKLKSGDNVSIDIGAVINGYNGDAAITVPVGEVDAEMEQLLKVTEESLHKGIEQAITGNRLSDISHAVQSHAEKYGYGVVRDYVGHGIGRNMHEDPQIPNYGSPGHGPRLKSGMTLAIEPMINMGTYEVKALDDGWTVVTLDKKPSAHFEHSIAVTDNGPEILTKL, encoded by the coding sequence ATGATTATCCTTAAATCGGACAGAGAGATCGGCTATTTACGCGATGCCGGTCAGATTGTAGCAGAGACCTTCGTTGAAATCAAAAAGGCCGTAAAACCGGGAGTTACTACCCTGGAACTGGATCAAATCGCCGAAAAATATATCAAAAGCCGTGGCGCGATTCCCGCCTTTAAGGGATATCACGGCTTCCCTGGCAATATCTGTGCTTCGGTAAACGAAGAGGTAGTACATGGAATTCCAGGATTAAGAAAGTTAAAAAGCGGAGATAATGTAAGTATTGACATTGGAGCGGTAATTAATGGATATAATGGAGATGCCGCGATTACGGTACCTGTCGGTGAAGTCGACGCGGAAATGGAGCAGCTACTAAAGGTTACGGAAGAGTCGCTCCATAAAGGGATCGAACAGGCTATAACAGGCAATCGTCTCAGCGACATTTCCCATGCAGTCCAGTCTCATGCCGAAAAGTACGGTTACGGTGTAGTTCGCGATTACGTTGGGCATGGCATTGGACGCAATATGCATGAGGACCCTCAAATTCCCAATTACGGTAGTCCTGGCCACGGACCGCGCTTGAAATCCGGTATGACACTGGCAATAGAACCGATGATCAACATGGGTACTTACGAAGTCAAGGCCCTCGATGATGGCTGGACAGTAGTAACGCTTGATAAAAAACCTTCTGCACATTTCGAACATAGCATTGCCGTTACGGATAACGGACCG
- the secY gene encoding preprotein translocase subunit SecY → MLSALSNILKITELRQKVLFTLAMFLVFRAGTHIPVPGVNAAVIEQMFTQGNLFGLLDLFSGGALSKFSVFAMSITPYINASIIMQLLTVVVPKFEQWAKEGDEGRKKITQITRYGTVLLGFIQAVGMAYGLRAAVINPGIGSILLIAVTLTAGTTFLMWLGEQITDKGIGNGISLIIFAGVVSRIPDGIYVMYKYLTAGTIQWYNIILFALIAVVMIVFVIAIQQGQRRIPVQYAKRVVGRKMYGGHSTHIPLKVNQAGVIPIIFASSVLMFPVTIAQFINVPWVKTVAGWFAWGTPLQTAIYALLIVFFTYFYTAVTLNISDMAENMKKHGGFIPGLRPGKPTADYLDRVMTRITLAGSIFLAIIAIVPNFIAAITNIQGVYFGGTALLIIVGVALDTMKQIEALVLMRHYQGFMK, encoded by the coding sequence GTGCTTTCAGCCCTTTCCAATATACTCAAGATTACTGAGCTAAGACAGAAAGTGTTATTTACGCTGGCTATGTTTCTGGTGTTTAGAGCCGGCACACATATTCCAGTCCCCGGGGTTAATGCCGCGGTTATTGAGCAGATGTTTACCCAGGGAAACCTATTCGGTCTGCTTGATTTATTTTCCGGTGGTGCATTAAGTAAGTTCTCGGTCTTTGCGATGAGTATTACGCCTTATATTAATGCTTCCATTATCATGCAGCTCTTGACGGTAGTAGTGCCGAAATTTGAGCAGTGGGCCAAAGAAGGCGATGAAGGGCGAAAGAAGATTACCCAAATTACCCGTTATGGAACAGTGCTCTTAGGTTTTATTCAAGCTGTAGGCATGGCATACGGGTTAAGAGCCGCAGTTATCAATCCCGGGATTGGATCAATCCTGCTGATAGCTGTGACATTGACTGCCGGAACCACATTCTTGATGTGGCTGGGTGAGCAAATCACCGACAAAGGGATTGGCAATGGTATTTCCCTTATAATTTTTGCTGGTGTGGTTTCAAGAATTCCTGATGGTATTTACGTAATGTACAAATACTTAACTGCGGGAACCATTCAATGGTACAATATCATACTTTTTGCTTTGATTGCTGTGGTTATGATTGTTTTTGTAATTGCCATTCAACAAGGACAGCGTAGAATTCCTGTACAATATGCCAAACGGGTTGTTGGACGCAAAATGTACGGTGGACACTCTACTCACATTCCGCTGAAAGTCAATCAGGCGGGTGTTATTCCAATAATCTTTGCGTCATCCGTGCTCATGTTCCCGGTAACCATTGCCCAGTTTATAAATGTTCCCTGGGTAAAAACCGTGGCAGGCTGGTTTGCGTGGGGTACGCCGCTGCAGACGGCAATCTATGCGCTGCTGATTGTATTCTTCACGTATTTCTATACTGCGGTTACCCTGAATATATCGGATATGGCAGAGAACATGAAAAAACACGGTGGTTTTATTCCAGGCTTGCGTCCGGGGAAACCAACCGCTGACTATTTAGATCGTGTAATGACCAGGATCACCCTTGCTGGCTCAATCTTCCTCGCCATTATCGCCATAGTACCAAATTTTATTGCAGCAATTACCAATATTCAAGGGGTATATTTTGGCGGTACTGCTCTCCTGATTATTGTGGGGGTGGCTCTTGACACAATGAAGCAGATTGAGGCGCTGGTGCTGATGCGCCATTACCAAGGCTTCATGAAGTAA
- the rplO gene encoding 50S ribosomal protein L15: protein MKLHELSPAPGSKKVRTRVGRGLGSGLGKTSGKGHKGQNARAGGGVRPGFEGGQMPIYRRLPKRGFYNKFAKEYAEVNISELNRFENGTVVDLTALVEAGVVKKVLDGLRILGNGELTKSLTVKANGFTKTATDKITAAGGKVEVV from the coding sequence GTGAAATTACATGAGTTATCTCCTGCGCCTGGTTCAAAAAAAGTGCGTACCCGTGTTGGCCGCGGACTTGGCTCCGGTCTTGGCAAAACTTCCGGTAAAGGTCATAAAGGTCAGAACGCACGTGCTGGCGGCGGTGTCCGTCCGGGTTTTGAAGGCGGCCAGATGCCGATTTATCGCAGACTGCCGAAACGTGGTTTTTACAACAAGTTTGCGAAAGAATATGCAGAAGTGAATATTTCCGAATTAAATCGTTTTGAAAATGGAACTGTCGTTGATCTGACTGCTTTGGTAGAAGCCGGTGTGGTGAAAAAGGTTCTGGACGGTCTTCGCATTTTAGGCAACGGCGAGCTGACCAAATCCCTCACTGTGAAAGCAAATGGCTTCACGAAAACGGCAACAGACAAGATTACGGCTGCTGGCGGAAAAGTCGAGGTGGTATAA
- the rpmD gene encoding 50S ribosomal protein L30, with amino-acid sequence MAKLKITLTRSLIGRQEDQRATVKALGLGKTNSSVIQEDNAVINGMIRKVVHLVSVEKVQD; translated from the coding sequence ATGGCAAAACTCAAAATTACTCTTACCAGAAGCTTAATCGGTCGCCAGGAAGATCAGCGCGCTACTGTAAAAGCTTTAGGTTTGGGTAAAACCAATAGTTCGGTTATCCAAGAAGACAATGCGGTGATTAACGGTATGATCCGTAAAGTCGTACACCTTGTTAGTGTGGAAAAAGTACAAGACTAA